Proteins from a genomic interval of Trifolium pratense cultivar HEN17-A07 linkage group LG6, ARS_RC_1.1, whole genome shotgun sequence:
- the LOC123890372 gene encoding replication protein A 14 kDa subunit B-like, whose product MDTLSPAVFVNAELLPFYVGRRVRTVMQVLHSDGVAVIGKSPDEKQLIVKGPPPPAPLTSFVEVVGIVNSDKSIKAELWTNFGDAIDMFSYNKVCQLANGDFKHLFL is encoded by the exons ATGGATACATTAAGCCCTGCAGTCTTTGTCAATGCAGAACTGTTACCCTTTTATGTTGGAAGAAGAGTTCGTACTGTCATGCAGGTTTTGCATTCTGACGGTGTAGCTGTCATTGGAAAATCACCAGATGAGAAGCAGTTGATTGTAAAAGGACCACCCCCACCCGCTCCTCTTACAAGTTTTGTAGAAGTTGTTGGCATTGTTAACAGTGACAAGTCCATCAAAGCCGAGTTATGGACCAACTTTGGTGATGCAATTG ATATGTTCAGCTACAATAAGGTTTGTCAGCTCGCAAATGGAGATTTTAAACACTTGTTCCTGTGA